In a genomic window of Magnolia sinica isolate HGM2019 chromosome 14, MsV1, whole genome shotgun sequence:
- the LOC131224823 gene encoding tubby-like F-box protein 3 has protein sequence MTIKGIVQEMRGEIGSISRKGFEAKIGYGFRSRSQRSVVQDVLVPVVPAIDGLKQSCWANMPPELLRDVLVRLEAEESVWPVRKHVVACAGVCRSWREIMKEIVRTPEISGKLTFPISLKQPGPRDSLLPCFIKRNRSTQTYHLYLGLTQALNDSGKFLLAARKCRRPTYTDYIISLDADDMSKGSGTYIGKLRSNFLGTKFTIYDGHPHAGAMVTKSRSMRLVGLKQVTPRVPAGNYPVARIAYELNVMGSRGPRRMQCVMDSIPASAVEPGGVAPTQTEFPLSSLDSLASFPFFRSKSTRAESLLSGPLFAQKDSVLVLKNKAPRWHEQLQCWCLNFRGRVTVASVKNFQLVASAENGQAGQEHEKVILQFGKVGKDLFTMDYRYPISAFQAFAICLSSFDTKIACE, from the exons ATGACTATCAAGGGTATTGTTCAAGAAATGAGGGGCGAAATCGGAAGCATTTCGAGGAAGGGTTTTGAAGCTAAGATTGGGTATGGATTTCGGTCACGGTCGCAGAGATCGGTCGTTCAGGATGTTTTGGTGCCAGTGGTGCCAGCGATCGACGGTCTGAAGCAGAGTTGTTGGGCGAACATGCCGCCAGAGCTGCTGCGGGATGTGCTTGTGAGGTTGGAAGCGGAGGAGAGCGTTTGGCCTGTGCGGAAGCATGTGGTCGCTTGCGCAGGGGTTTGCAGGAGCTGGAGGGAGATCATGAAAGAGATCGTGAGGACGCCAGAGATTTCTGGGAAATTGACATTCCCAATCTCCTTGAAGCAG CCTGGCCCTAGGGACTCCCTTCTTCCATGTTTCATTAAACGGAACCGGAGCACACAAACTTACCATCTTTACTTGGGTTTAACTCAAG CATTGAATGATAGTGGAAAATTCCTACTCGCTGCACGCAAATGTCGACGTCCCACCTACACAGACTACATCATATCTCTAGATGCCGATGATATGTCGAAGGGAAGCGGTACCTATATTGGAAAATTGAG ATCGAACTTTTTGGGGACCAAGTTTACCATCTATGATGGTCATCCTCATGCTGGAGCCATGGTCACAAAAAGTCGTTCCATGCGGCTAGTGGGTTTGAAGCAAGTCACCCCTAGAGTCCCTGCTGGCAACTATCCAGTTGCTCGCATTGCTTATGAGCTGAATGTTATGGGTTCCAG AGGTCCGAGGAGAATGCAGTGTGTCATGGACTCCATTCCTGCATCTGCTGTTGAGCCAGGAGGTGTGGCTCCCACTCAGACTGAGTTCCCTCTCAGCAGCCTCGATTCCTTAGCATCATTCCCATTCTTCAGGTCCAAGTCCACCCGAGCAGAAAGCTTGTTATCTGGACCATTGTTTGCCCAGAAAGACAGTGTACTGGTGTTGAAGAACAAGGCTCCAAGGTGGCATGAGCAGCTCCAATGCTGGTGTCTGAATTTCCGAGGACGGGTGACAGTTGCTTCGGTGAAGAATTTTCAGCTAGTGGCCTCAGCAGAAAATGGGCAGGCTGGGCAGGAGCATGAGAAGGTTATTCTCCAATTTGGGAAGGTGGGGAAAGATTTGTTCACCATGGATTACCGGTATCCAATCTCTGCTTTTCAGGCATTTGCTATCTGCCTCAGCAGCTTCGACACCAAGATTGCTTGTGAATGA